In the Pelmatolapia mariae isolate MD_Pm_ZW linkage group LG10_11, Pm_UMD_F_2, whole genome shotgun sequence genome, AGGTCTTAttgagtgatgaatccaaatgtgaagtctttggttcaaatcatcaataatatgtacagaggaggtcgGGTACAATGATCTACAGCTGCCTGTAAATTATGGTTGAAGCTCTGcgatggtttggggctgcagtTCAGCCACAGGTGTTGGTGATCTTCccaaaactaatgaaaatatgATCACGCAGAAGTACCCTAgaattttgatccaccatgcaacaCCAGCTGGAAACTTCTGATTGGTAACGGCTCattttccagcatgacaatgatctcaaacacactgccaatggaGTGAAACcacacctggatagaaaaacacacaagggaACACTCAGTTGCAGGCTGACCTCCTCAGAGCCCAGaactcaacattattgaagcagtttGGGATCATCTCGACAGTAAATGGatcaaaaggcagccaacagcCAAAGAAGAGCTTCGAATGTCCCTCAAAAATCCTagaactattcctgaacactatttaaataaatgccAAGAAAGCTTGCGTAAAAAGATTTCAGGCTATGTCGAAGAAGTAAGGTGGTCATATCAAATTTTCGctttcaagctcattaaaaCTCCACAAACTCTGTGCAGTGTtgtacaacagaaaacaaaaaagcattaAATCATAATTATTACTGACAATATTATTGCTGAGGTATAGTAAGGAATTTTCTTCGATTATTTAAAAAGTCctataaatgaaatcaaaatgtaacattttcccTACATAATAAAGGATTACCTTTTTTTCTTAGTGTCCATGGACAGTGGATCTCTGTTAATGTCAGAGATTGTGGACATCCCTGATGATTCCTCCCCCTCTGAGGACTCCTGCCTCTTGGAGGTTGGGCTGAGAAACCAAGGGGAGAGGCGTAACAGGAATGCTAGTGAGGGTGGAGACGGAGGAGATGGTAGGGAGTATATTAACTTAGGTGGCCCACCGTCTCAAACACCAGAGAGTCCTCTGGCAGGAGGGCCAAGAGCCAGGCGATTCCTCAGAGGAGAGCGGTCCAACTCCTGCTCCTCACCCAGCACAGCCACCACCACATACAGGTGAGTGCAAACGCCCGATGCCGGGTTAAAATCAGAAGTTGAAACTGCAAACACATGCCAACATATGTTTTGGCATTATCCGGTTTTGTCATCCAGGTCTCCAGTGTTGCGGCGCCAGACCATCCTGGCTAGTAGCTGTTCCCAGCTGGAAGCAGTAGGGAGTTGCACCTCTCAACACCAATCCTCGATCCCAGAGATTCGAGTTCACCCCTCCACCCCTTCAGTCCAAGGAGCCATCCCAGCCTCTTCTGCTCCCCTTACCTCATCCTCCTCTGCTACCAGTGAGCAACCCCATCCGCACCAACCCCTGTATCTTCACCGGAGAGCTGGGAAGAatgaaagagatggagagaatgTACAAAAAGACCGGGAAGGCTTCCTACGCCTTGTGAGGTCACACAGTGAGCCAGGTCTGGGCTCCTCAACTGAGACAGGTAAGTCAGACACCAACGTAAACACATGTCTTAAACTAGCTTTATAGATCCCATAACCTGTCTGAACTTACATTTCTCTAGTTGACTTTGGCTCTGGAAGCAGCAAGGCATCTATAGACACAGGTAAGAGCTCACTCCTATGGACCTTAAAGATGAGATAAACTTTATCAGGCAGTGTAATGTACAAATGTTCTTAGTTAAAGAGCTGAACCTTTGCTGCATTTCATCAGCACCTCTGTCATCCTTTCTTCCTCTTTACTTGAGATTGTCTAATTAGAAGGAGAAACCCCAAAAGAAATCATGTCTAAGTTGTTTTGATGAGACATAGCTCAGCTCATTTACCGCTAATTGCCCTCATTCATCAAAGCCTCTTAGCAACGACTGGAAACGTACGCTTCAGAGGAGACATGGAGATCTAGCCTTATGTGCACGTGATTTATGAAACTTTTCCAGAACATCAAAATTAGCAGTGATTTGATTACATATTGATAAATGACATCACTTTGTGGAAACAGTAATGTGCCTTCTtatctgcattttctttttcaaatgacAGACCCCAATGGATGGATGCTCAAGCAGCAAAGTCATGGATACAGTACGTCATGGAAAAATGCAATAATCCATGATTATCCATGATACAGGCCTTAATGTCACTATCACAGGCATAAGATTTTAGGTAGCCTAATTTATTATAATGGATTATTCCATCAGACACACTAAATAGTATGCTCTTTACTGTCTAGTAGAGCAGGGGGACAGTCTGGTACATTCTGTAATACCATGCAGCACTTCCTACAGTCTATATACACTATACCTCTTTGAATCATCAGCAgcaatatttgtgtttttgcagctgtttcatCTGCTTTTTCTATGCAGCAAAAGTCAGAATGTTTGTAATTTAGCTGTTAAATTTCAGTTATGTCTACCTGTATGTTGTTTCCCTCACTTCCCCCCTTTCTAAGTATATGTTAAGGTTGTTTTTCaccattttgtttttctatcgGCTCAGAGCTTTATGGTTTGCAATTTTGTCTTGGACTCTGCctacatctttatttatatagattatacagcaagaataaaaatatcaacACATATTGTACTGTACTGTGGAGGGATCTACAGTTTTCCTGTGGCATCTCGCCAATCAAACTGCAACTACTATATACTGCTgcagtcacattttttttctttttgtctgctgGTTGGGTAAAATTAGCTGAATGTCTAGAATGAACAGAGATCCTTATTTTAAATCAAGTAAATGGGCCTGCCCCTGGCAACTTTTCTAAGGTGTACCTTGCcttttgccctatgacagctgggataggatgggaggatggatagatagataattTATTCATACTTAGCCCCCTGCAGATCAGCATTATGCAGGTTGCTATAATGGTCTGCACAGCTCTGTGCCTGTGTCTGTTTTTTAAGGTTATTTTTGACTTGGCATTGGGCTTGTTTTGTCGCACAGACCTGGCAACTCTGCTGCTGGATCAGCTAAAAGGGTATTATAGCTCTGCatgtaacattttctttttcttcttatgCAAAGGCCCATCCTCTGAAGCATGTCTGTTGCCCCGCACTTCTGTGCCTCCGGTTGCTGCTCTGCCCAGGAAAGGCACCATCAAACTAGCAGCCACGGGGGTGCAGGTCCCCTCCAAACCTGCACCCACTTCACCGTTACGTTTACCTAAAGACTGCCACCGTTCTCTCGGAGACCTTAAGGCAAGTCAAAAAAATTCTTGAAGGAAGTTACAGGAGCAGTAAGCTGGCAAATATGAATGGCTGTGCAGTCTGCTCATTCTCTGATCTCCTTGTGTTTCCGTCAGGTCACTCGGGTTCTGGTGGCTCGCTTCTTGCAGCGCTCCAAACGTAACCTGGCGCCCCCATCTGAGTATACTGGCAGCGCAGGGCAGGGACCTAAGAGAAGGAGTGGAGCTGAGGGTGCCAACCACTTGCCCTTGGAGCAGGTATAAAAAGAAGTCCTGATTACGCTGTTATGTCCCTTTGCAGCAAACCTTCTGCCCTTTCTCACAACTTCATAAAAATATCTTCAGGTGTTGCGAACGCCTTGGAGCACAAGCCGCGGACAAGCCAACCATCATTCCCATCATCCTCATCGACGCGGACATCACCATTCCCACAGTGACAGTCGTCACAACCGACACTACAGCAGCCGGGCGCCTGAAGGGATCCACCTGCGTAGCTGTGGAGATTTAAGCTTCTCCTCCTCAGCGTCACTGCGTCGATTAGTGACACCTCATGCACCACATGGGTCATCGGGAGCTCTCTACTCAGAGTCTGCACTgtgaaaagaagaggagagtgAAGGAGGGGTGGAGGAGGAAAATAGGTGGCACGCAAGATGACAGGGCTGTAGGGGGAAATATCTAGAAGCCTATTGAGATATTGTCTTCCCTCCTTTGTCTCTTATTCACTTCCGTTTCTTGGAGCAAGCTGTGCAAATGGCCTTACTTAGTGGTGCTCTTTATCATGTGAACAACACCTTAGAGCTCCCTCACAGATCAACAGCAGTGCCGTGCTCTGTAGATGTTTATTTCTGATGGGCTCTCTTTAGAGAACCTATTGGCCAAGATCAACCTACCAGAAGCATCTTTTCTGCCACACCAA is a window encoding:
- the fam189b gene encoding protein ENTREP3, producing MPSPSDSSSVASASGSRGWSDSRRGMSGRGPGGARLLLYLGLCHLGLGAMVLAFSFTSMAFTTTPRVRQSCPFWAGFFVVASGIVGIISWRRPLTLVVSLFMLLSAVCVILSLAGSMLSCQNAQMVKSMLTCQVENGLCVCCARTDPCSTDEEKLVLNQDNGCHSVRKQLKDLLFSACGLSILSTIICTLSTVTCSIHIFSLDLLHLLAPHRSRSVNPECTTPQDAFLTNIMDFEEFVPPIPPPPYYPPEYTCSSETDAQSITYNGSMESPVPLYPTDCPPPYEAVMGQRAASQATVFDPQGTELSGERGTSTAFSGEVSMDSGSLLMSEIVDIPDDSSPSEDSCLLEVGLRNQGERRNRNASEGGDGGDGREYINLGGPPSQTPESPLAGGPRARRFLRGERSNSCSSPSTATTTYRSPVLRRQTILASSCSQLEAVGSCTSQHQSSIPEIRVHPSTPSVQGAIPASSAPLTSSSSATSEQPHPHQPLYLHRRAGKNERDGENVQKDREGFLRLVRSHSEPGLGSSTETVDFGSGSSKASIDTGPSSEACLLPRTSVPPVAALPRKGTIKLAATGVQVPSKPAPTSPLRLPKDCHRSLGDLKVTRVLVARFLQRSKRNLAPPSEYTGSAGQGPKRRSGAEGANHLPLEQVLRTPWSTSRGQANHHSHHPHRRGHHHSHSDSRHNRHYSSRAPEGIHLRSCGDLSFSSSASLRRLVTPHAPHGSSGALYSESAL